The Eleutherodactylus coqui strain aEleCoq1 chromosome 13, aEleCoq1.hap1, whole genome shotgun sequence genome includes a window with the following:
- the LOC136588528 gene encoding Golgi apparatus membrane protein TVP23 homolog B-like yields MLRQDSNDETEDVSLFDADEETSRGSRRKKIRHPIASFFHLFFRVSAIIVYLLCELVFKSFIACMVTIILLLSCDFWAVKNITGRLLVGLRWWNQVDDDGKSHWVYESRKTGPGKKTTSEAESRIFWLGLISCPIVWVVFAFSALFSFNVKWLAVVIMGVTLQGANLYGYIKCKVGSRKNLTSIASSYLGSHLLKQTFSREAQAES; encoded by the exons ATGTTACGGCAG GACAGCAATGATGAGACGGAGGACGTTTCTCTGTTTGATGCAGATGAAGAAACTTCACGAGGTTCCAGGAGGAAAAAGATAAG acACCCCATTGCGTCATTTTTTCACCTGTTTTTCCGAGTCAGTGCTATAATCGTATATCTCCTGTGTGAACTGGTCTTCAAGAGCTTCATTGCCTGCATGGTGACCATTATTCTGCTGTTGTCATGTGACTTCTGGGCGGTAAAG AACATCACTGGGAGGTTATTGGTGGGACTGCGATGGTGGAACCAAGTAGATGACGACGGGAAGAGCCATTGGGTGTATGAATCTAGGAAG ACAGGCCCAGGAAAGAAAACCACCTCTGAAGCAGAGTCGCGGATCTTCTGGCTTGGCCTTATCTCCTGCCCCattgtttgggttgtttttgctttcAGCGCTTTGTTTTCATTCAACGTGAAATGGCTG GCTGTCGttattatgggggtcactcttcAGGGTGCAAATCTCTATGGCTACATCAAATGTAAAGTGGGATCTCGCAAGAACTTGACCAGCATCGCTTCCAGCTACCTTGGCAGCCATTTACTCAAACAG ACTTTTTCCAGGGAAGCTCAGGCGGAATCCTAA